atgaaaatttttaacaatacaagTTTCTTAgtgatatgaataaaataaaccacTGTAGAAATAAATGAGAGGATTAGTTAAACTACTTCAGCATTcgttaatgtaattaaattctttatataaaaaagtaaaaaatgatatttataaaataagttagtCTAGATACAGATGATATGATCGACAAAGCTATATCAAAATCCGTGAATGAAATTAAACGATTTTAACAAAAGTATGTAAATAAAGGGATGCTATATCAATGCAAAGTATGCGTTAAGTTAAAAATCTTgtgaatcataaattatttttatgacaatGCACTTACATTGTTATTgatgataattgttttttatttcttatcataAAATAACAGGGACATGGAAACTATGCTTTCGGATATGACATCAAGGATGGCAAAGGAGCCACCAACTCCAGATCTGAAGTAGGAGATGCTCATGGAAACAAGAAGGGATCATACACTCTCGCTGACATCGATGGACGAGCAAGAAAGGTTGAATACGTTGCCGATGGACATGGATTCAGAGCTGTTGTCAAGACCAACGAACCTGGTACCGCTTACAGTGCACCAGCCGCTGCTGTCATCGCCAGTCCATACGCAGCTCCTGCTGATATTGCCCACGCTGCACCCATCGCTCATGTTGCACCCATGATGGGACATGGTATTGCCGCTCCAATGCTTGCTGCCACTCCAGTAGCTTACGGAGGAGTTATTGGACATGCTGGTCTTGGACTCGGATACGGAGCCGGTTTGGGCTATGGAAGTGGTTTGGGATTAGGCATGGGAGTTGGAATGAAGGGATTGTGGTAATTCTTAAAACTCGaacaattagaaattaatattttaagatttatttatttgtattggttttataattgttaaaaagctaaataaaaaatttgatttcatgtattttgtaaaatttatttttagttttatgtacaaattttctttttcttttttttgttattatttcagacaatttttattttttttattccagtgTATAAATCGGTCGATTAGTTTTCAtacactaaatttaataatcgcTAGAAGTAGAATTAAACTTTGTATAGTGGTAAAGaactaattgtttttattgaaattgcagACTGTCATTTATTGAATGAGTTTCAATTTCATGTAATTGGAGATAAATTTCAAAGAGAGTaagataaattacaattatattgctaaatcaatgaatttgttaaattattctgAATCATTTAGCTCCTTAGGTTAAGTTGATTTAAAGCCTGAAAATGAATTGATTTGTATCAAACATATTGACAAGGTAATTTATACTATACATTTTGAATCAcattaatttcaatcaaaactCCACCGAATAGTAGTTATACCTGTTTCACAATTCTGCtgtggtatttaaatatttatttacttaattatcaaactaaatatgcaaaattttgatgatttgttTGCAAACTTAGTCTTTACtcgaaattattaaacaaatcgataaattaatcatttaattgaaataaatatcttcGAATTACTgagtctttaaaatttattagattattaaatagttttattgaatAACAGCACCcattcttataaaatatcttttcgaGACGAAGTagttctttttcaattaaaattaaaaacagtttttgccCAAAAGTTGCATTGAAAACCTAAAaaggataattatttattaagttcatttatttttaagaaaaaaagctgGACTTTCTAAAGAAAACATTTGCTTTTCTTAATAATGATGATTATACTTGTTATTAACGTATGAAAATAGAATTCTTCCTcactaatttcatattttttttagaaacaaaacaattaaaaacttttcttaaggcattttccttttaataagttgtttccttcttatattttaaaatgtcaacttTCAAACCActttacaaatgtatttttccgtacagtaaagaaatataaatttaaaatccaacatatcttttaacatatatttacatATCACTTTGCATCTATGCTGCATCTACTTAGCTTATATCTTTGAAGAAAGTAGTCAGAAGAGTAAAATGGAACGCCTTAAAGATGCCTAAATTTGTAgtatagattaaataaaactaataaacgTTATGAAACATTTGGAAAAACTCCAAGTTTCTTCAAACGTTAGGAAATACATATTTGAAACTTATATCTTTccaaaaatagtattaaaagtaaatacagaACTGAAGAACGATAggtttataatttcaatttcaggATACACATTGTTATGAAGGCATGACTAATAATGACTTTTACATtccattaaacttaaaatatctttatcaagatttatttactttactcttttattctatttcaattCCTCATTTAAATCTAAGCCAtgaatttgataatatttcaatttctctatgcatagttttatcaaaatacgTTAGATACttagataatataaaattcttttttacacattttcatCTGCGCGTTAGACTTAAATTGCTTATACATCATCTTAAGATGTAGGCACATTACTTAGATTtaggttatattttaatttttgcattcatgCCAGAATATTTAATGCTAcgaatttcgattttaaaagaataaagaaaacttgttccaaacaagaattttttttaaaattctctaaataaattcccttacaaacaaaaaacACCTGCTGTCATCAACCTAATATGTCTATAAACCATAAATATTGGCTAGAAACTGGTGAAAATTCAGGTTAAGGTCAAGTCACacccaaaataatatttaaaaaaaaaaaatcatattgaaCACCTCCTCTAGCTTCGCTTCCGTGTTCGACGCACGATTAGATAGGTAACGACTTCTTTTGTAGTCAGAATACCAGTTCCACCATATCTGTTAAATCACCCGACTCGCCAACAGCTATGtggcgaaaaataaataaaaatgtaaacacagCGTCATTACAAAGCGTGAGATCAATTATTTAGTTTAGGAAAACATAAGAGTTGAAGGTTGAAGAGATGTATTGTTCATGCCGAtgaatttatttccttaacaAGGGTGGGGTATTTCGAACATATCTTTGGTATTTgcctcttttttattattttgtgaaacatgAAATTGAAAGGCTTGTCCTTGTTGCGTTTTACTATATAAGCTCGAACGAAACGTGAGGGGGTATATCACTACTTTTCTGAGTTTCAGAGAAACACTAACTTACTACAATGATCGCTAAGGTAAGGATTTTCTTTTATAGTAAATCAAGTTTGCTCAAACTGTAGCTTTCGAGCAAATTTACTTCAGTTTCCTgaataagtaaaatttgaagtatcatatttttaaaaattaatttatatcaaatttgaaGTATTTGCATACAATTTATAGAATACTATTCGGAAAATTTTTGTGGTAAAATTGCTTGCTAAGGATATTACTTGTTAAGGATTATAAATTAAGGATatttctagcaaaaaaaaaaaaaaaaaaaaaatacaattctggtttaagaaactaaaatatacggtatttaaataattcctttAGTTACTTTTTAGTTCATATGTTAGTTATAGgaatttctggttttcaaaattatagatcttATTAGTAagtgtttagtaaaaaatacgaaattgaaacgaaaatttaaccgaaaaatggtttttattccaTGCTTTTAAGGTACcgtgatgaaattaccaaatagATAATtgcatttgaaagaaataattcatagaattttcccaaaaataaattataaatttcagcattggaaaaacagttttaagtctggtatattaatattaactcttaaaatgcatgaaaaccAAAGGAAATGGtggaaatgtaaaattaaaaaaccttcCTGGTTGATCTTCgttgaaaaaatacatattttttctgtgtAAATTATGAAGCATCTTATgaagtaaaactaaattatagaACGAAATTGTTATTGAATCTACATAAACAAATAAGCaccataaaaatcaaaatataactcAGTTTGTTTGCTATATATGAATTCTCTGTTTGTTATGTATCGGTTGTtcgcttttatttcatttatgccTTACTTATAGCTCGATTCGCTTAAGCGTTTCGTTGTCCATGAGAGAAAGGAAATTTTGTTCAGGAATTTATAAACCTACTAGGGGGCAAAGCCCCCTGTTCGCTACCGCTCACCAACCCcaatgattgcttcgcaataattgtctttcttggcagaaaacagtttttctactaaagttaaaaatattcacttaatatctatgtactaaaaggaattctgtttacTTACGCTCTTGCGCCTCTACTTCCCACGTCAAAATATTactatctattagtattataaacatttagatctcctggtgaacagaagtgatttttttaattataatttttttaaataacatttatattcttaatacattatattgatcaaacaaatttgatgagttctcaaccgtaatttaaaattttcgctaataatagcagtactgaaaaataactttaaattagggatacaaaaacatttaagggaaaacaatacctttacaacttttgttaattttatgctgatgacaacctaaacaatattgaaatgaatgggggaaaactggatcctaccacgtgattttctggccaataaaaatgcatcgACAACgatggaaaactgcgacaccatcattagaattttatatatagtaagatgCATTTGAACCTTAATGCTTATGGTTGCTCTTTCtcttgtttgaaatttaacttcTCTTTTGCCAAcgcgaaaaagaattttaacagttttttaacaatctatatatgcattaatattttatataacatagATGTTAAGAAATGCATTAATGTTAGTGATTCAATGCGTAAATAAGTTACTATTTGGCGGTGAAGATTactctcacttttttttctaacgaTTCTTATTGacatttcaaattaacataGTCAGTCATGCTTCATAACGTCTTTTAGActcaatacaatattttaagttcaaaattaatactGCATGTCAGAAGAAATGTGTAACATTCGTTGTTTGTTTgcttgaatgaaagaaaaataaaaccattcTACACACATTTAATTTACACACCTTATCTAAATATCGTAGTAGCCAACGGattaaaaagcaacaaaaacaaACTGGATTACTTCGTCTTCTCGTGATCTTATTCCTTAATCAACGAGCTATTGTTGTGTGGTGCACTACTAAGAttgtttcagttatttaatttttttaaggaaattgagACGATATATTTGTCAATGATAAGAAGCAAATTCAACTCTTTTCTAAGgttatattaactttaatttgtgttgatttgttttgtgttcattttatttcttgaaaaatagtcatttataagtttaatttttttccacatttttattattaataaaactctCCAAGAtaagtgattattttaaatgtaattaactaGCCAACTATTTTTGTACCTTACtctaaaatgcaactttttgcAGCTgcttttgagataaaaaaaacttgtaaaatataattgccATAgaggcaaaaaaatattaagcagttatttaactaaaattaaaaatttagcattgaAAAAGatgagattatttttcatttgtaggATATTGGTAAGAtcactttctaaaataaaatttgcatttctttttaggTTGCTTGTTTGTTGGCTGCTTTTGCTGTTGCCCATGCCGGTATCTTGGCCCATGGAGGACACGGACATCTTGTAAACACTGGTGTCAGCTCTCGTGCCCAAACCCAAgatgtaagtaaatttttaaaggaaaaaaaagcactgaTAAAGCATTCTCTAATGACAGTCGTTACAAAACAGTAATTGTCGTTAAATCTTCGATATCTAGGATTTTTAATTACTCAATTTTAATATGACAAAACAATTGCTCTCAGTTTTATGCttataaacattcaaatttaataagttaagtAATTCAGGTTACTTGAATTTTTGCTGTagctattgaaaattatatgcaaaatcttttgcattgaaaaatcaatttggcACTAAAAATAATGCACTATAAAAAGTAGACATTAAGATTTTCTCCAAAAGTTTGATAGACTGTGAAACATTTCAAcacaaattacagtataaagtaccggcactttgggtgcaacatccgtaaaattcattttacagtgaaatccgcttttaccgtaaaatactacatcctaatttttacagtaatatttacttaattagagTGTTTCACTGATTTTACAATGATTATAACTGTAAAATGCATgttacatcagattttttttgttccataacatgttccggtaaaaattgactctactgtaaaaagtaacggcaccctgagtgccgagATTTTTTACCGCAGTTTGATTCGGAATTTCCTATGCAGTGTAGTTCAGCTTGAACACAAATACTTATACATTAATGACATTTACAttacaaatacatttatttgatgACATTTACCGTGTGagaaaataacaactaaatctttataaaaaagtaatttttaaactttctaggGCTATGGAAACTATGCTTTTGGGTATGATATCAAGGATGGACTTGGTGCAACCAACTCCAGATCTGAAGTAGGAGATGGCCATGGCAACAAGAAAGGTTCATACACCATCACCGACATCGATGGACGAGCAAGAAAGGTTGAATACGTTGCTGATGGACATGGATTCAGAGCTGTTGTCAAGACCAATGAACCTGGAACTGCAGCCAGCGCTCCAGCTGCCGCTGTCATTGCCAGCCCATATGCTGCCCCTGTTGCTCCAGTAGTTAGCCACGTAGCCCCTGCCGCAGCTGTTGTAGGACATGCTGCAGTAGCTGCACCATGGGGATACGCTGCTCCTTTGGCTCATGCTGCTGCCGCCCCCTTGGCTTATGGAGTTGCTGCCCCATACGCTGTTGCAGGACATGGCCACTATGGATATGGACATGGACTTGGACATGGACATTGGTGATTTCTaccaaattatttaatgtaagttgagataattatttttataatcagttttagaaatttgattttgttataaTATCTAGCATTTATAGTAAGATAATTCGtttataataagttatagtatttataacaaaaataacgtctttttgagtaaaatttaacttttcataGCACAATAAAGCgttttaaaacatcttttattataagaaattgtgTTTATAATAAGATACAAAATTCAGAgctctatatttttgaaaaaaaaagacaaaaaaagattatttctccaacaatttggaattaaaataattttcaaaatacatgtGGGAAATTTAGAacaaagttcatttttattaggCAATTCCTTGGCTTTTTATACTTCATGTAATTATTGCTAGATCTTCATAAATATGAAGACCATCTCCACGAGTGgttgtataatatttatgaaaaaaaaaataaaataaaaagcattctgaaattagcaaattaatgttttttttcttcatatttctaaGCCCAATcgtattttgctttaaattttttcattccataTATATGAGAGAAAATGTTTTGTGCTTAGTAAAATGAAACCTTTAGTTCTCCTTAAAAAAGCGTATAAAATTTATCTGGTTCAAAATTCGCTGGAAGGaaatttcttctatttaaaaGCGCAGTTATTGCtgttaattaactaaatattaactttttcgATTTCACTAAAATTATTGTCAAGATCTatgtcgaaattttttattgtaaagaaatttattgtcatttaagaattttgttaCGAACCTTGTTTTAGAGTTTTATGTTGGGAATTATTCTACATTTATTATGTTGGGAATTATATTACGTTTATTATGTATGGGAATTATTCTATATAGGAAGATTAATAAATACTCTGCTTCGGTTCCTAGTTTTTTCAGTTATGGAACCTAAAATGATTGAACCTTTTTCTGAGGAACCCCGACTTTATAAAcatcaaattatgtaaaaacaatataaaacaaagtatataaaatacagTATATGAAAACAATTGTGagcattataatatatatttaactttctgCAGTcttataatatgtatttaacttTCAGGACATGAAGCTGTGATCCAAATATACCTTTCATTTCGATGatcaaaaaaaagcaaattaccAAATTCTCTACATAATTTCTGAAAGCCTTCTTTTATATGTTAGTGTACCAAATGTGCTGCCTTGCTACGACAAAATTGAACCAAAAATTGGTAGGAGTGGTGgagtttctttaaatattatattgaattaaGATGCTGTATGCTTTAAAGGTTTCGTtggttcttatttatttgtaatgtgCCGTTCAtagatgtaaataaaagtttattttaataatattttggtttgtttctttctattttaatttatcaaaaaatactggaaaatattttaagtcaaaaagCGATTATTTTCATGGTGTGAACAACAatccttattaattaaaactttgattaCTCATTATGGTGTTGCTACCTTATAAAAGAGATATATATCAACAAAatagtttgttaaaaataattacgaattatctaataaaaagtttgatataaatcGCAACGTTCTATTTAGTTTACAAACAACGTTTAAGGAGGGAAACTAAACTTTCCAAcaacagttttgtattttttgtcatttcgaGCATTATTCAATCGGATTAAagttcaataaatttctttggaTGGAAAAGCATTAgtgactgtaaaatatttaattttaaatatcttttctgTACATCTTTCTTTCTTCAGCTTCAACTTCTTTAAggcaatattaagaaaagaaaaaatggtcAAGTTTAGTAGTCATCaagaatcgaaaaaaaaagtttctttttttgtttgagtTAATATATGGTgcaaaggtaaaaaaaagataCCTAAAAAAACTTACTGTTATAACCTTAAACTAAACAGCCAATTTAAGTAACTCAACTCATTTACGTAAATTGCATGTTACAGGAATTGAGTTATAAAGCAATCACCCCGAgctcaaaatataatattaagtaagtcgcaagttattttaacacaaattttaaaatgcttaattcgcatttttttaaaagtctaattatttcagaaaatatatactTGCTCTAGAAAATAAtcccaaagaaaaatattattgtgcTTTTTCAAAgtcttaaattatgaaaaatttaaaatatagaattctgtattttgaaaaattgtaataatttaattattgatatttctaGTATCAGTCAGTTTcccaatatttgaaaatatattgaatcCAATATATTGAGTTACTTAAGCCTTCTCTCCCCCTCTAAGTATGTATCATTTGCAGGTGACATCTTTGTGGGGATGTgttcaaaaaatctttaaaaaaaatgtacacgTATCGAGAAAATGTGCgcttatagataaaatatttatccaaaGTGAAAATCTTCAGAGTTTATTTTCTACAAGTTACAATTGTTAAGCGATCCCAGGGATGTACTGATAGTATTCCTTAATTATTctcgtttcttttttattttttcttatcagattcagtttattaaaactgtttgaGTTTCTTAccttgagtttaaaaaaaatcgtacttCAGATTTTCTACTTTTGGATgtctctaaaaatttttttttgtgtaaagcCGTGATTAGACACTATTAAAATTGTAACGAGTTTACTGTATTTAAtgaatagttaatttatttattttttagtaacaatGTTTTTCTTCGGGTGCACGGCGACTATAAaagttaaatcaaaaatcagatttttcttcaaaaaaaaaaaaaaaaaaaatttgtatctaTTTGAACTACAAATAAATTACCATGTGCTTTGTAAGTGAACTTCGTTACTATAAGCTTCGTAATTGggtagttttaatatttttatgtatctaTACCTTAaaggcaaaagaaaaaaaaaattctaaaattctaccaatcttgattgaaaaaatatacattcaatccaatcaaaaaaaataaacaaaccaaacgaatcgaaaaaatgtttttaacacggaatcaaatttag
The nucleotide sequence above comes from Parasteatoda tepidariorum isolate YZ-2023 chromosome 6, CAS_Ptep_4.0, whole genome shotgun sequence. Encoded proteins:
- the LOC139425899 gene encoding adult-specific rigid cuticular protein 15.7-like yields the protein MIAKVACLLAAFAVAHAGILAHGGHGHLVNTGVSSRAQTQDGYGNYAFGYDIKDGLGATNSRSEVGDGHGNKKGSYTITDIDGRARKVEYVADGHGFRAVVKTNEPGTAASAPAAAVIASPYAAPVAPVVSHVAPAAAVVGHAAVAAPWGYAAPLAHAAAAPLAYGVAAPYAVAGHGHYGYGHGLGHGHW